In a genomic window of Shouchella clausii:
- the rpoN gene encoding RNA polymerase factor sigma-54, with amino-acid sequence MEIGLLQRQTTSLVMTQELRQALHLLQYSSVDVIAYLREQALENPLLELHERSTLSRERELDGTRPIRQTVSSDDKQAALQNVPQRGRTLADELHEQLIESPTLSENDKCELTYLIGNLREDGYLGEELPQLCADRKIAESEGERLLAILQSFEPAGVGARSLGECLALQLKRMPDCHPLAIDIVLNHLEALAARKWKQLAKQYGVAVQAIQQLYDQLKELDPKPGLRYSKETAIYVQPDVLMAKDESGKLLVFMNDDILPAIRVHEEYDHLLKQQVETSAYAKQKKQHVEWLKRSLEQRQQTVRRVAEVLASEQADYLLQPNGVLKPLTLNDVAQVLGIHESTVSRATANKYAQTPRGLVELKGLFSAHVSKSDTQLTNHHVKVWLKEMISVEDKSKPLSDQKLAEQLRIEKGVALSRRVVAKYRDELGILPSSKRKRYNERTG; translated from the coding sequence ATGGAGATTGGCTTACTGCAACGTCAGACAACTAGTTTAGTGATGACCCAAGAGTTAAGGCAAGCGCTCCACTTGCTACAATATTCGTCTGTGGATGTCATTGCCTATTTGCGGGAACAAGCGCTAGAAAATCCTCTACTCGAATTACATGAACGATCAACTCTTTCCCGTGAACGGGAACTGGATGGCACAAGGCCGATCAGGCAAACGGTGTCAAGTGACGACAAACAGGCAGCGTTGCAAAATGTTCCACAAAGAGGGCGGACGCTTGCTGATGAGTTGCACGAACAGCTGATTGAATCGCCGACGCTGAGCGAAAACGATAAATGCGAGCTTACTTATTTGATTGGCAATTTACGGGAAGATGGCTATCTAGGAGAAGAGCTGCCTCAGCTTTGCGCAGACCGGAAAATCGCTGAATCGGAAGGGGAAAGGTTGCTCGCCATATTGCAAAGTTTTGAGCCTGCAGGCGTAGGGGCCCGTTCCCTTGGGGAATGCTTGGCCTTACAACTTAAACGAATGCCTGATTGCCATCCTCTTGCGATTGACATCGTCTTAAACCATCTCGAAGCGCTAGCTGCCCGGAAGTGGAAGCAACTTGCGAAACAATACGGCGTCGCTGTTCAAGCTATACAGCAACTATACGACCAATTAAAGGAGCTTGACCCAAAGCCTGGACTACGTTATTCGAAGGAAACGGCCATTTACGTCCAGCCTGATGTGCTGATGGCAAAGGATGAATCTGGAAAGCTGCTTGTCTTCATGAATGATGACATACTACCAGCCATTCGCGTACATGAGGAATACGACCATTTGTTGAAACAACAAGTCGAGACAAGCGCGTACGCGAAGCAAAAAAAGCAGCATGTCGAGTGGTTAAAGCGCAGCCTTGAACAACGCCAGCAAACGGTGCGTCGCGTGGCGGAAGTGTTGGCGAGCGAGCAGGCAGACTACTTGCTTCAGCCTAATGGGGTGCTCAAGCCATTGACGTTAAACGATGTTGCCCAAGTTCTCGGCATCCATGAATCAACCGTAAGCCGGGCAACAGCAAATAAATATGCACAAACACCTCGTGGCTTAGTCGAATTAAAAGGATTGTTCTCTGCCCATGTTTCAAAGTCAGATACCCAATTAACCAATCACCACGTTAAAGTGTGGCTTAAAGAAATGATTAGCGTAGAGGATAAAAGCAAACCTTTGTCAGACCAAAAATTAGCGGAGCAGTTGAGAATCGAAAAAGGAGTAGCTTTGTCGCGGCGGGTAGTAGCAAAATACCGCGATGAACTTGGGATTTTGCCATCTTCGAAACGGAAACGCTACAACGAAAGGACTGGATAA
- a CDS encoding glutaredoxin family protein, with protein MNVDFYTKKGCPLCDKGYALLKELADCYSLVIQCHDIYQDDVLLEKYQLKIPVVCIDGQEIGYGLLEKELLQKQIERIRSIKQ; from the coding sequence ATGAACGTCGATTTTTATACGAAAAAAGGGTGTCCCTTGTGCGACAAGGGGTACGCATTGCTAAAAGAATTAGCCGATTGTTACTCGCTTGTAATTCAATGCCATGACATTTATCAGGATGATGTGCTTTTAGAGAAGTACCAACTTAAAATCCCTGTTGTTTGTATAGACGGCCAAGAAATTGGCTACGGCTTATTAGAGAAAGAGTTGCTCCAAAAACAGATCGAACGCATTCGTTCAATAAAGCAGTAA
- a CDS encoding Rap family tetratricopeptide repeat protein — protein sequence MGRTIRSESVGAKIAEWYSCLLSKSYEQAIILKEEVKQLLPAMDPSDKFMAFYSLVEFKHQILVSRYDKNECPEEIEPISEKTEIDDLLKYLYYFVSGQYEFTQERYRSAVKLFRKAERLLEYVNDEAEEAEFYQYIGLVYYRLNHYLIASSYMEQANVLFDRLQYHEPAINCQIITACIHQELNNPEKGEAILKQALERAKGIPIVYGQVLRTLGLNKQGQKKFNEAETYFKRALDIPEHKNTIFGAKSRYNLSNVLFNQGKIEEALPHFQIAKAGAAYYKSKEYNARCLFTEGLHIEKNYDLVDEAIAQLQKEGMDFEVSELAEEAAHFAEKEGNTKLALKYMKVAHGARLYQHTLGVDSVV from the coding sequence ATGGGGAGGACGATACGTTCTGAATCGGTTGGGGCAAAAATCGCAGAATGGTATAGTTGCCTTCTTTCTAAGTCATATGAACAGGCGATTATTTTAAAAGAAGAGGTCAAACAGCTTTTACCAGCGATGGATCCAAGCGACAAGTTTATGGCCTTCTACTCACTAGTCGAATTTAAACATCAGATTTTAGTCAGCCGTTACGATAAAAACGAATGCCCTGAGGAAATAGAGCCGATTTCTGAAAAGACCGAAATCGATGACCTTCTCAAGTATCTTTATTACTTTGTTAGTGGCCAATACGAGTTTACGCAAGAACGGTACCGGTCTGCTGTAAAGCTGTTTCGCAAAGCCGAACGACTACTAGAATACGTAAACGATGAGGCGGAGGAAGCGGAATTTTATCAATATATTGGCCTTGTTTATTATCGTCTCAACCATTATTTGATTGCTTCGTCCTACATGGAACAAGCAAACGTCCTATTCGATCGGCTTCAATATCATGAGCCAGCGATAAACTGCCAAATTATCACTGCTTGTATTCATCAAGAATTAAACAACCCTGAAAAAGGCGAAGCTATCCTAAAGCAGGCGTTAGAGCGTGCTAAAGGCATTCCAATTGTATATGGACAAGTGTTGCGGACGCTAGGTTTAAACAAGCAAGGCCAAAAAAAGTTTAACGAGGCGGAAACGTATTTTAAACGAGCGCTTGATATTCCTGAGCACAAAAACACGATTTTCGGTGCCAAATCTAGATACAATTTAAGTAACGTCCTCTTTAATCAAGGAAAAATCGAAGAAGCCCTCCCCCATTTCCAAATTGCAAAAGCAGGTGCCGCCTACTACAAAAGCAAAGAATACAACGCACGCTGCTTGTTTACGGAAGGCCTTCACATCGAAAAAAATTATGATTTGGTTGACGAAGCGATTGCACAGCTCCAAAAAGAAGGAATGGACTTTGAGGTAAGTGAACTTGCTGAAGAAGCCGCTCACTTTGCAGAAAAGGAAGGAAATACTAAACTGGCATTGAAATATATGAAAGTGGCCCATGGTGCACGCTTATACCAACATACTTTAGGAGTTGATTCAGTTGTTTAA
- a CDS encoding sugar-binding transcriptional regulator produces the protein MRTLINLQRQIVPELMETMAKRYRLLQYIRLMQPIGRRSLATNLQTSERIVRGEVTLLKDQGLIELTTAGMRLTEAGESLFLELADMMAELLGHRRLEEKLEEKLGVGQAIVVAGDSDEEEWVKQELGRACVDELKRVAKKGDVFAVMGGTTLAAVANMVTPDETLATTTFVPARGGLGEKVEIQANTISAEFARRSGASYRLLHVPDQLSEEAYHSLVLERSVREILDVITSSAVVMHGIGDARRMAARRDSGQPFIETLKREEAVAEAFGYYFNANGEIIHKQRTIGLQLGELEGKYVISIAGGHTKANAILAYMKNRPSDVLVTDEGAARRLLSE, from the coding sequence ATGCGGACGCTTATTAATCTGCAAAGACAAATTGTTCCCGAATTAATGGAAACAATGGCAAAGCGTTATCGCTTGCTGCAATATATCCGTTTAATGCAGCCAATCGGACGCAGAAGCCTAGCAACCAATTTGCAAACCTCCGAACGTATCGTCCGTGGGGAAGTGACGCTTCTTAAAGATCAGGGGCTCATTGAACTGACGACGGCTGGCATGCGCCTAACTGAAGCAGGCGAATCGTTGTTTTTAGAGCTTGCCGATATGATGGCAGAGCTGCTTGGGCATCGCCGGCTGGAAGAAAAGCTGGAAGAAAAGCTTGGCGTCGGCCAGGCGATTGTTGTCGCTGGCGATAGCGACGAAGAAGAATGGGTGAAGCAGGAGTTAGGTAGAGCTTGCGTCGATGAATTGAAACGTGTGGCTAAAAAAGGCGACGTCTTCGCCGTAATGGGCGGCACAACGCTTGCCGCAGTAGCAAATATGGTCACGCCAGATGAGACGCTAGCGACAACGACGTTCGTGCCCGCTAGAGGCGGGTTGGGCGAAAAAGTTGAAATCCAGGCTAATACCATTAGTGCTGAGTTTGCCAGACGCTCAGGAGCTTCTTACCGGCTGCTGCACGTTCCTGATCAATTAAGCGAAGAAGCATACCATTCACTTGTATTGGAACGATCAGTTAGGGAAATCCTAGATGTGATTACGTCTTCTGCGGTTGTCATGCATGGCATCGGCGATGCGAGGCGAATGGCAGCTAGGCGCGATTCTGGTCAGCCGTTTATCGAGACATTGAAACGGGAAGAAGCGGTAGCAGAAGCGTTCGGCTATTACTTCAATGCAAATGGAGAGATTATCCACAAGCAGCGAACAATTGGCTTGCAATTAGGCGAGCTGGAAGGCAAGTACGTTATTTCAATCGCTGGCGGGCATACGAAAGCAAATGCGATTCTCGCTTATATGAAGAATCGGCCAAGTGATGTACTTGTAACAGACGAAGGGGCAGCCAGACGGCTGTTATCCGAGTAA